In Crinalium epipsammum PCC 9333, the genomic window GTTCATTGTTCATTGATTATGACTCCAGACGCGATTCGTATTGTTTCTCAACTTAGACAAGATTTTTACTCTTTGTTCGCTACTGCGATAGGTGTACCCGTGAGAATTAGTGGTAAATCTTATATCAGTAATTCTGCGATCGCCTCTTGGGTAGATGATCAACAACGACTAAATTATTTAAATATTTATCCCTATCTAGCGCCTGATAAATTTATCCCTGAACGTCCTTTTATTCTGCGAATAGCTATCAATAAAAGTGCTGGTAGATTTACTAGGGCAAAGCAGGGAGAAATATGTAAAGGCTTAAATCAAGATTGGGATTTTGAGCTAACTTTACTGCCTGAAGAACTTTTAGATTTTCTACCCTGGATAGTAGGGTTGGTTAATTCTCATAATCGTGGCGGTCAGCCATTTGTTGAGGAACCACCTCATCCGATGAGTTTACAAGTTGCTAATGTTGGCTTATGGAAGAACGCATGGACTCAGAAAGCAAACTTTGTTGCAACCCATTACAAATCGGTAGCACCAGATGGTTTTATTAGTGATTATAGTTTGGAGAGAATTAATTAGCTTATAGCATTCAGCTATCAGCATAGGCTACGCCACGGCGCAAAGCGCCTACAGCTTTTTTAAAAGCCTTCAACCTGTCTTTTGCCCTAAAGGGCAGGGAACCTTAAACCCGTTACGTTTTGGTAAATATTAAATTAAGTAAAAAATCCTACAGAAATGATGGAACATGACCAGGAGATTTCAGCAATAGATAACTTAGACATATCAGCTTTTAGGATTCCGGTAGCGCCAGAAGGGTATAAATCTGGGTTTGTGGGGATTATCGGACGACCAAATGTTGGTAAGTCTACGCTGATGAATCAAATGGTAGGACAAAAAATTGCGATTACTTCCCCAATTGCACAGACGACGCGCAACCGTCTTAGAGGTATTTTAACTACACCACAAGCGCAATTTATTTTTGTAGATACCCCTGGAATTCACAAACCACAGCATAAGCTGGGTGAGGTGTTGGTGCGAAATGCCAAAATTGCGATTGATTCGGTGGATGTGTTGGTGTTTGTGGTAGATGGGGCGGTGGATGCTGGAGGAGGCGATCGCTTTATTGCCGATTTATTGAATAATACTAAAACACCTGTAATTTTAGGTTTAAATAAAATTGACCAAGAACCCGTAAAAAATCAACAACGGGAATATATCGATCAAACTTATACTGAATTAGCAAAACCGCACAATTGGCAGATAGCAAAATTTTCTGCCTTAACTGGGGAAGGGATAGAAACCCTCGAACAGGTATTAATTGATCATTTAGAACCAGGTCCTTATTATTATCCCCCCGATTTAGTAACAGATCAACCGGAACGCTTCATCATGGGAGAATTAATTCGGGAGCAAATTTTGCTGCTAACCCGTGAAGAAGTTCCCCACTCCGTAGCTGTGACTATCGACGTGGTAGAAGAAGATGTAAAAATTACCCGTGTACTTGCCACTATATATGTAGAAAGGGATTCCCAGAAAGGGATTTTGATTGGTAAAGGTGGGGCTATGCTTAAGGCGATTGGAAGTGCGGCGCGGGAACAAATGCAAAAGTTAATTGCAGGAAAGGTTTATTTAGAATTATTTGTGAAAGTGCAACCCAAGTGGAGACAGTCGCGTTTACATTTGGCGGAATTGGGTTATCGGGTAGAAGAGTAAATCTTTTAGCAATGATTAAACCAGAATTACTAGACATCGTAGAAATCCTTGTTAATCTGCCAGAATATCAACAATTTGTTGGCGCTCAAGGAACTATTGTTGAATGCTACGACAGCGAGAATTTTGAAATTGAATTTAGCAACGAAGATGGGGAAACCACTGCATTATGCGCCTTATCTTCTCAGCAATTTATAGTAATTTGGAAAGCCGCAAAAAAACAATGGCTCACACCTGCCGATAAAATCGCCGCCATTTTTAATAACCTATCGGAAGCCAAACGCGAAGAAGTTCTAGATTTTGCCCGTTTTCTCTATCAAAAAGCTTAAACTATTCCATGAAAACCTTCACCGAAGACGAGATAGAACAGCATAATCTCCAACGCTTGAAGTTATCCTAAGATATCTAAATTTCCGTCCCCTTGCGGGGAAAAGGTAGTATCTGACTCTTAAAGCCCAAACTCAAATATGGTGACGAGTATCCTCTGGATATTAAGAAGTTTCCGTCCCCTTGCGGGGAAAAGATAGTATCTGACGTACTTATCATGGCTCATATCACTTTAATCGTTGCTAATGCGTTTCCGTCCCCTTGCGGGGAAAAGATAGTATCTGACCAGAAGAAATACTCTGCCAAACTCGATGGTCTATGGTTGTTACAAGTGTTTCCGTCCCCTTGCGGGGAAAAGATAGTATCTGACACCTTTAACTATTCCAGTCTTACTCTTCATCCTTCTGAAGTTAGGTTTCCGTCCCCTTGCGGGGAAAAGATAGTATCTGACCCTATGGTTTTGAAACCCTTGCTGTATTTAGTTTTGAAGGTGCGATCGCGCAGGAGTACGGAGAAGGCTGGTCTAAAAAGCTACCCTGTACTTAATTCGCGAAGAAATTAAATTAAAATTGCTTACTA contains:
- the era gene encoding GTPase Era, producing the protein MMEHDQEISAIDNLDISAFRIPVAPEGYKSGFVGIIGRPNVGKSTLMNQMVGQKIAITSPIAQTTRNRLRGILTTPQAQFIFVDTPGIHKPQHKLGEVLVRNAKIAIDSVDVLVFVVDGAVDAGGGDRFIADLLNNTKTPVILGLNKIDQEPVKNQQREYIDQTYTELAKPHNWQIAKFSALTGEGIETLEQVLIDHLEPGPYYYPPDLVTDQPERFIMGELIREQILLLTREEVPHSVAVTIDVVEEDVKITRVLATIYVERDSQKGILIGKGGAMLKAIGSAAREQMQKLIAGKVYLELFVKVQPKWRQSRLHLAELGYRVEE
- a CDS encoding DUF4926 domain-containing protein — protein: MIKPELLDIVEILVNLPEYQQFVGAQGTIVECYDSENFEIEFSNEDGETTALCALSSQQFIVIWKAAKKQWLTPADKIAAIFNNLSEAKREEVLDFARFLYQKA